The following nucleotide sequence is from Streptomyces sp. NBC_00239.
ATCCCGGCCAGCTCCTCGCGCGTCGGCAGGCGCAGGTCGGGCGGCAGGAAGTCGTCCACGACCGGCACGGCCGCTGGCTCCTGGTGGTCCGGGTCCAACGGCGGCTCGATGTGCCCCGCGGTCCATGCTTCCCACTGCTGCTGGGCTTCGAGCCGTTCTCGTCGTTCGCGATTGCGTCCGAACATAAGGTTCCCCCCTCGTCCTTGTCCTGCCGGGCACCATAGATCGTGCACCACGCTCCCGTCGTCGTTCCACTCTAGAAACTCTCAAAGTCCACGGCCCCGGTCACGGCTGTCCCGGCGGGCGTCGGCGGGGCCATTCGTGTGCGAAAGCGACGGCTGGCTGGTGGGATTGCTGTGGAGCGGCATGGCGGACGCGTCGGCGGGGAGACCGGCCAAACGGCGCAGCCGCCACACCAGGACGTCACTGACCGAGGACGCGGTGTCCAACTCCCGTCGTCCAGTGGCCTGCACGAGGAGTTCAGCGGGATCGTGCCCAGCCGCTTCGGCGTCGGCAAGGGTGGAGGCGAGCGCCAGCCAGCCCGCCTCGGCCAGGACCTGCTCGGCGAGATGCGGCACCGCTGCGCGCAGGACGGCGGCATGCCGCCGCTGGAGTACGGGGGGCAACAGGCGGCCCCGCTGGTGCAGTGCGGCCATGGGGTGGCTGGCCGCGGCCTGGTAGGCGGCGCGCAGGTGTTCGGCGGCCTGGAGGGCAGCAGCGGCCTGCTGGGCGTGCTCCTTCTTTCCGTGCCAGGCTGCGGCGGCGGTGACGAGGAAGAACGCCATGTCGATAAGCATCGCGGTGGTCGCCCCGTCCTCCCCTCGGCCGAGCGCCGGCCCGCCGTGCACGAGGTCGCGGGCGGCCTGGCGCAGGGTGCGGTCGTGACCGCGGGCGGCCCGGACGTGGGAGCGTGAGGCCCGCTCGAACGCGATGGCGGCCTCGCCCAGTTGCTTGCGGGTGTGGGCGGCGGAGGTCTTGGCGAGCGCGTCCAGGACTTCGCCGGCCGCCGCGATGTGCGCGGAGATCGCGCCGTCGTCACCGTCGTCGAAGACCAGCACCGCCTGCCAGGCGGCGGTCGTCGCGGCCCGCCGCGCGGAAGCGGGCCCGGGCACCGAGCGCAACGGAGCATCTGCTGTGACTCCCTCGGTGTCCCGGTCGGGGGCCACCGTGGTGCTCCAGCGCTCGCGGATTCGGGGCAGGGACAGGTCCGGGGCGAGCCGTGCGCCGGGGTAGAACACCGGCTCGCCCTTCCTGTTGCGGTCGTCGGGGAGCGCGACCTTGTACCCGAGAAGATCGCCGGACGGGGCGATCCTCTTGTGAACGAGCAGACCTGCCGAGGCAAGGCGTTCGAAGAACTCCCCTTCGCTCTGGGTGCCGGCGACCGCACGGCGGACGGTCTCGCGCAGTTCTTCCCGGGCGGTCCGCTCGCGACCTTGGCGCTCGGCCTTGTGGCGCTCGGCGCTGGTGGGGCGCTGGGCTGCCGTGCCGTCACCGGTATGGAGGCGCCGCAAGCCGTAGTCGATCTCGATCTGGCGTGCTTCGGCCTGGGATCGGGCCGCATCGTTGTGAAGGCGGGGCTTGCGGCCGTCCTCGCGAACCAAGGTGGCGACGATGTGGATGTGGTCGTCCGCGTGACGGACAGCGGCCCACCGACACCCGGGCCGACCATCCTCGGGAGCGATGCCCGTAGCGGAAACCATGCGCCGGGCGATGTCCGCCCACTGCTCGTCGGAGAGGACAGGATCCTCGGGGGCCGCTCGTACGGACAGGTGCCACACGTGCCTAGCCGGTCGCCGGCTCGGGGCGACGGAGTCGACGGGAAGATCCAGAAGCTGCTGCAAGGCCTGGTGGGTGGCTTCGGGATCGCGTCCGGGATCCGGCGCGAGGCTGTCCCAGGCGGCGACCAAGTGCGGGTCGATGTGCTCTTCGTGGGTGCCCGGACCATACAGGTAGTACAGCAGCCCGATGGTCCGGGTCCCCCGCTTGTGAACGCGGGGTATCACCGTACGGAGCCCGCCGACTCGACGTGGCGGCGGGTGAAGTCGTCGACGCGCTCTGCCGCCCTGCGTACGGCCGCGAGCACGGCCTCCGCATGGGGTGCGTCCGCGCCGGAGTTCAAGGCCTTGGCCACCTGGTTGACGTTGTTGCCGATCTGGCCGAGGTGCCGGCGCAGGGCGAACAGCTCGTTCAGCATTTCGCGTTCTCCGGCGACCGCAGCAGCCGTACGGGAGAGATCGCGCGCGGCGGCGAGAGAGGCATGCGCGAGGAAGCCGGACACCGTCATCGCGCTGGCGCTGGCGGCATCGAGGAGGCTCTGCTTCTCGGAGTCGTTGAATCGGCTAGCGATCATGTGGACGCGTTTGTCGGCGGCGGGCTTACGTAGACGGTTACGGACGGACGGTTTCTCGGGTGCGCGATGCACGCAGAGTGGGTTGTGGCACGAGTGCGTCTCCTCCTGGGTATGCGGTCCGCCCTCGGCCGCATCCTCCCTGGCCGGCGCCCCCTGGTGCCTGCCTGGGCCCGCCTCCCCTGGGGCGGGGACACCATGAGTAGCACTCCCGACGGGAGTGCTACTCATGGGATAACTTGCTCGCCACGAGAGCGAGTTGTCGTCCGGCTGGTCTTGGTCGGTGGGTGCGCTGTTCGGCGGGACTGTCATCGGGTTCGGGTCCTCGTGGAGCTGGTTCGGTCGGGGGTGCGGCAGGGGCGTTCGGGAGTGTGCTGCCCGGACGGCAGGGTGGCCCGGCAGGAGCCCGGGCCACCCTGTGGAGCGCCTCAGACGGCGAGCCGTCTGCCGTTATGGGTTGGTCATCCGCATTCGGGGCAGTGTGCGTAGTGCCGTGTGAGGGCTTCGGCCATGCGCTGCTTGGTGCCGAGGGCGGCTCGGGCGCTGGTCTTGGCCGGGGCAGTGCCCGGGTGGCGGGCAGCGTGGTTGCCGAGGTAGTGGATGTCCCGCTCGAAGTCGGCACGGATGCGGGTGAAGCGGGGGCACGTCTTCATCGGGGGCTCCTCGTCTTGGTGTTGTCGTCGCGCAGTCGGGCGAGGACTGGGGTGAGGCGGTCGTTGCGGATGGGGATCTGCTGGGCGCGCATGATCGCTCGCAGCTGCACGCGGGTGACGGACTCGTTGCCGTCCCGTTCAAGTGCGGTCCGCACGTGGGGACGCAGCCGGTCGACGATCTCGTCCTCGGTGAGGCGGGACCGGGACCGCGGTCCCGGTGCCTTGCGGGACCGCTCCGGTACGCGGTTTCCCGTCCCCCGCTTCGGTTTGGGGACCGGTCCCCGGCGCGGCTTCGCCGGCGGGTCCTCGGGGTCGGCGTTGCCTCGGTCCCCATCACGGTCCCCATCGCTGTCCTGGTCCCCGTCCGGTGTGGGGTGGGGACGGGGACCGTCCGTCTCGGTCCCGGGGACCGTCTCCTGGCGGTCCCCGGTCCCCGGGACCGAGGAGGTGCGGTCGTGTCGGGGACGGTCCCCGCTGACGCCGTTGTTCCGCACCGTTGCGGGCGCGTGGCCCACCCGGTCCCCGCTGGCGGCCTTGATGTTAGGGACCACGCGGGGCTCGTTGCCGGTGCCCGCAGGGGCGCCGGTCCCCGGGACGGTCCCCGTGCCGGGGCCCGCCGGTCCCGTCGGGACGTTCCCCGTGTTCGGGACCGTCGGTCCCCTTGGGACGGTCCCCATGTGGGACGGGGACCGTGTGGGGACCGGGATTCTGAGCGGGGACTGTGTCTGGCCGGTCCCCGGTCCACAGACTG
It contains:
- a CDS encoding relaxase/mobilization nuclease domain-containing protein; the encoded protein is MIPRVHKRGTRTIGLLYYLYGPGTHEEHIDPHLVAAWDSLAPDPGRDPEATHQALQQLLDLPVDSVAPSRRPARHVWHLSVRAAPEDPVLSDEQWADIARRMVSATGIAPEDGRPGCRWAAVRHADDHIHIVATLVREDGRKPRLHNDAARSQAEARQIEIDYGLRRLHTGDGTAAQRPTSAERHKAERQGRERTAREELRETVRRAVAGTQSEGEFFERLASAGLLVHKRIAPSGDLLGYKVALPDDRNRKGEPVFYPGARLAPDLSLPRIRERWSTTVAPDRDTEGVTADAPLRSVPGPASARRAATTAAWQAVLVFDDGDDGAISAHIAAAGEVLDALAKTSAAHTRKQLGEAAIAFERASRSHVRAARGHDRTLRQAARDLVHGGPALGRGEDGATTAMLIDMAFFLVTAAAAWHGKKEHAQQAAAALQAAEHLRAAYQAAASHPMAALHQRGRLLPPVLQRRHAAVLRAAVPHLAEQVLAEAGWLALASTLADAEAAGHDPAELLVQATGRRELDTASSVSDVLVWRLRRLAGLPADASAMPLHSNPTSQPSLSHTNGPADARRDSRDRGRGL
- a CDS encoding plasmid mobilization protein produces the protein MIASRFNDSEKQSLLDAASASAMTVSGFLAHASLAAARDLSRTAAAVAGEREMLNELFALRRHLGQIGNNVNQVAKALNSGADAPHAEAVLAAVRRAAERVDDFTRRHVESAGSVR